In Desulfopila inferna, a single genomic region encodes these proteins:
- a CDS encoding proton-conducting transporter transmembrane domain-containing protein, which yields MIEYVFLLPFFTGIAALVLPANLGRVLLLITALLHLQFTLMSWAGRLTPLFTNYFSASPEGLLVLLVTSFVFVCISFYAFSYMGDTEMEQKPVFSCCMLLFLGTMSMVTLSDHPIVLWIAIEATTLVSAPLIFIHRSKEALEATWKYILICSVGIALALLGCFFITLSMDIGNIEGPLTFSSLNTVASQLDPLWLKVGFVFIVIGFGTKMGLAPMHTWLPDAHSQAPSPASALLSGALLNCAFLGIYKVHVLMSIAGLGIFSGNVLIGFGLLSMLVGAVFIISQPDYKRMLAYSSIKNMGIIAFGVGIGGFALYGAFVHLIHHSLLKSSLFLSAGNILQSFGTKRVQRIGSIVRYLPRTFVSFFAGFIGISGLPPFGTFISKIMIIIGAFQQERYVSIAIFFFALVPVVAGTGRIFMSMSFGETSERVVARENPLRLLPSYALLLASITLCIWMPDVVHATIVNTIKVIGGHHG from the coding sequence ATGATTGAATATGTCTTCTTGCTGCCATTCTTCACCGGAATCGCGGCACTGGTTCTGCCGGCTAATCTGGGCAGGGTACTGCTGTTGATCACGGCCCTTCTGCATCTGCAGTTTACCCTGATGAGCTGGGCCGGCAGGCTTACTCCGCTGTTTACCAACTATTTCAGTGCATCTCCCGAGGGGTTGCTGGTACTGCTGGTCACCTCGTTTGTATTTGTCTGTATCTCCTTCTATGCCTTTTCCTATATGGGGGATACTGAGATGGAGCAAAAGCCGGTTTTTTCCTGCTGTATGCTACTTTTTCTGGGAACCATGTCCATGGTCACCTTATCCGATCATCCCATTGTCCTCTGGATTGCCATCGAGGCGACCACCCTGGTCAGTGCGCCGCTGATATTTATCCATCGCTCCAAGGAAGCGCTGGAGGCAACCTGGAAATATATATTGATCTGTTCCGTCGGCATTGCCCTGGCGCTGCTGGGCTGTTTCTTTATTACTCTGTCCATGGATATCGGCAATATCGAGGGGCCTCTGACCTTTTCTTCGCTCAACACTGTGGCCTCACAGCTGGATCCGCTCTGGCTGAAAGTGGGATTTGTCTTCATCGTGATCGGCTTCGGCACCAAAATGGGGCTTGCCCCGATGCACACCTGGCTGCCGGATGCCCATAGCCAGGCGCCCAGTCCGGCTTCGGCACTCCTCTCCGGTGCGCTGCTCAACTGCGCTTTTCTTGGTATTTATAAAGTGCATGTGCTTATGAGTATTGCCGGGCTCGGCATATTTTCCGGTAATGTTCTGATTGGTTTCGGTCTACTCTCCATGCTGGTTGGCGCTGTCTTTATTATTTCTCAGCCTGACTATAAACGTATGCTCGCCTACTCGAGCATCAAGAATATGGGAATCATTGCCTTTGGTGTAGGGATCGGCGGCTTTGCTCTGTATGGCGCCTTCGTCCATCTCATCCATCATTCGCTGCTTAAATCCTCACTTTTTCTCTCAGCAGGGAATATACTGCAGAGCTTCGGCACCAAAAGGGTCCAGAGAATCGGCAGTATCGTCCGCTATCTCCCTAGAACCTTTGTCTCCTTTTTTGCCGGTTTTATCGGCATTTCCGGTCTGCCTCCCTTCGGTACCTTTATCAGCAAAATTATGATTATCATCGGGGCTTTTCAGCAAGAGCGGTATGTCAGTATCGCAATTTTTTTCTTTGCCCTTGTGCCGGTGGTTGCCGGGACGGGCCGTATCTTCATGTCAATGTCGTTTGGTGAAACATCGGAAAGAGTGGTAGCCAGAGAGAACCCCCTGCGTCTGTTGCCTTCCTATGCGCTGCTTCTTGCCTCGATTACACTCTGTATCTGGATGCCGGATGTCGTGCATGCAACTATCGTCAATACTATCAAGGTAATTGGAGGCCATCATGGATAA
- a CDS encoding hydrogenase large subunit has product MDNLLRIESGKAITRRAIPQIPFELFFTTLAEFIKDDGYIVQFFAYVDGEDRKIVAVLRNSALYVVETDVDSSYRSFTGAVSEKFHMFEREIAEQFGIRPDGHPWLKMVRYHQNYSGLEDIFGNNYEEDIPGNYPYFKVEGESIHEVAVGPVHAGIIEPGHFRFQCAGEEVLHLEIQLGYQHRGVEKMLPTLPHKRYPIICESIAGDTAIAHNLCMCQAFEALAGFDVDKGARIVRTIALELERISNHLGDLGALSGDVAFNPPAAYFGRIRGEFLNLLQVLSGNRFGKGLIRPGGIAFIMGKEQRLLIREKLAEVTSEIENVCDLLFTAHTVQARFEHTGTVSPEMAGNLGLVGYAGRACGLSYDARNFFPGECYAELPANSNHVTNGDVNSRAWVRREEIMHSLKLINLLLDMDQTAGAEVGMTEYTLSPDSFVVTVNEGWRGEVSHCLITDGAGRVQRYKIKDPSFHNWTGLAVSLRNQQISDFPLCNKSFNLSYCGFDL; this is encoded by the coding sequence ATGGATAACCTCCTCAGAATAGAAAGCGGCAAAGCGATTACACGTCGGGCCATTCCTCAAATACCCTTCGAACTCTTTTTCACGACGCTTGCTGAATTTATCAAGGACGATGGCTACATAGTCCAGTTCTTTGCCTACGTTGACGGGGAAGACAGGAAAATTGTGGCGGTCCTTCGCAACAGTGCACTCTATGTGGTGGAAACGGATGTGGATAGCTCCTATAGGTCGTTCACCGGGGCTGTCAGTGAGAAATTTCATATGTTTGAACGGGAGATCGCCGAGCAGTTCGGAATACGGCCCGATGGCCATCCCTGGCTGAAAATGGTGCGCTATCATCAGAACTACAGCGGCCTCGAGGATATCTTCGGCAATAATTATGAAGAAGATATCCCCGGAAACTATCCGTACTTCAAAGTGGAAGGCGAGTCCATCCATGAGGTGGCGGTAGGTCCGGTGCACGCGGGTATTATCGAACCTGGGCATTTCAGGTTTCAATGCGCGGGAGAAGAAGTGCTCCATCTTGAAATTCAACTGGGCTATCAACATCGGGGGGTGGAAAAGATGCTGCCCACGCTGCCTCATAAACGCTACCCGATCATCTGTGAATCCATTGCCGGAGACACGGCCATTGCTCATAACCTCTGCATGTGTCAGGCCTTTGAGGCTCTAGCCGGATTTGATGTTGACAAGGGGGCACGCATTGTGCGTACAATAGCCCTGGAGCTTGAGCGAATAAGTAATCATTTAGGAGATTTGGGAGCATTGAGCGGTGATGTGGCCTTTAATCCACCTGCCGCCTATTTCGGCAGGATCAGAGGAGAATTTCTCAATCTCCTTCAGGTGTTGAGCGGCAACCGTTTCGGCAAAGGTCTGATCCGACCCGGTGGAATCGCTTTTATAATGGGAAAAGAACAACGTCTGCTTATCAGGGAAAAACTCGCGGAGGTTACCTCAGAAATAGAAAATGTCTGCGATCTGCTTTTTACAGCCCACACCGTGCAGGCCAGATTTGAGCACACTGGAACAGTTTCGCCGGAGATGGCTGGGAACCTTGGCCTGGTAGGATATGCCGGCAGGGCTTGCGGCCTGAGTTATGATGCCAGAAATTTCTTCCCCGGAGAATGTTATGCAGAGCTTCCCGCCAACTCCAACCATGTTACCAATGGCGATGTGAACAGCAGGGCCTGGGTGCGGCGGGAGGAAATCATGCATTCCCTCAAACTCATCAACCTTCTGCTGGATATGGATCAGACGGCTGGGGCCGAGGTGGGTATGACCGAATATACGCTCAGTCCTGATTCATTTGTAGTCACTGTTAATGAAGGGTGGCGCGGTGAAGTGTCTCACTGCCTAATAACCGATGGCGCCGGCAGGGTGCAGCGTTACAAGATCAAGGACCCCTCGTTTCACAATTGGACGGGGCTTGCCGTGTCTTTGAGAAATCAGCAAATTTCAGATTTTCCGCTGTGCAACAAAAGCTTTAACCTCTCCTATTGCGGGTTTGACCTGTAG
- a CDS encoding hydrogenase — translation MLKILKNKKEQGCKTSKYPKETISLYKRYRGMPEIDAGCSQDIVERCAEICPQEAIDAQDKTIDLGRCTFCGSCETVEGGFVHFSRNFELGAANRRDLIVAGSLPALADHAKQHFKKLFGRSLQLRQVSAAGCNACEADTNVLNTPFFDLSRFGIDFVASPRHADGIHVTGPISHNMKQALFDTFEAVPSPKVVIASGACAISGGPFYGSTEVVGDLNSLIPVDLYIPGCPPHPLTTLHALLQFFK, via the coding sequence ATGTTAAAAATATTAAAAAATAAAAAGGAACAAGGCTGCAAAACCTCGAAATATCCGAAAGAGACCATTTCTCTGTATAAACGGTACCGAGGGATGCCTGAGATCGATGCCGGGTGCAGCCAGGATATCGTTGAACGCTGTGCCGAAATCTGTCCGCAGGAGGCAATCGATGCCCAGGACAAAACCATTGATCTGGGACGCTGTACTTTCTGCGGTTCCTGCGAAACCGTGGAAGGGGGTTTTGTCCATTTCAGCCGAAATTTTGAGCTTGGTGCGGCAAACCGCCGGGATTTGATAGTGGCCGGATCACTTCCCGCCCTTGCCGACCATGCCAAGCAGCACTTCAAAAAGCTGTTCGGCCGTTCTCTCCAGCTCCGCCAGGTCTCTGCTGCCGGCTGTAATGCCTGCGAGGCGGATACAAATGTCCTCAATACGCCTTTCTTTGATCTTTCCCGTTTTGGCATAGACTTCGTGGCATCTCCGCGCCATGCCGATGGTATCCATGTTACAGGTCCGATCTCGCATAATATGAAACAGGCCCTTTTTGATACTTTTGAGGCGGTTCCATCACCCAAGGTCGTTATTGCCAGTGGCGCTTGCGCCATTTCGGGGGGGCCGTTTTACGGCAGTACGGAAGTTGTCGGCGATCTCAATAGTCTGATCCCGGTGGATCTTTATATACCAGGGTGCCCACCTCATCCCTTGACGACGCTGCATGCATTGCTGCAGTTTTTTAAATAA